Proteins from a genomic interval of Arachis hypogaea cultivar Tifrunner chromosome 10, arahy.Tifrunner.gnm2.J5K5, whole genome shotgun sequence:
- the LOC112716418 gene encoding uncharacterized protein isoform X1 translates to MDDFDMDAPSFFGEGSNDDFCYSILSRFSGSTKESHLHLCAVIGAMSQELKEQKLASFPVAYFGAACSSLDRISMEPNPPSHVIGALLTVISLLIPRVPAAVLKKQREFLSELVVRVLRSLGESESVMISGLTCLSHLLIRRDGVNWSDVSPLFTVLLGFLTDSRPQVRRKSHLYLRDVLLNFQNSSLLASASEGVKKLLESFSLPARRADANASEGTVGAQQVLYILDALKESLPFVSLEDKTSILENYKILLDLHEPLVTRRITDGLSFLCLYPTSEVLPDPLLELLCLLAHSISSNETSREGMTFTARLLATGMNKVYLLKRQICVVKLPLVFNALKDILASDHEEAIYAATDAFKSMINSCIDACLIKEGVDQISFSEDRGSWKSGPTIIEKICAIVESLLDYRYSSVWDRVLQVVSAMFNKLGNSSPYFMRGILKNLVDVQKLHEGDFPFKKQLHECFGSALAAMGPDGLLSFIPLNLEAEDLLDANIWLFPILKQYIIGARLNYFKEEILPMIERIKEKARKLEKQGFKVSSRNADALAYTLWSLLPSFCNFPVDTAECFGNLQGHLCREIKEEPEVRGIICNSLQLLIQQNKNAVEANNTDFNGQDIDKQSLVCYSQQVARDNLNVLKSSAKHLLVALADVFLKPSKDDGGCLQRTIGDIASIADNTVVGNLLIHRMNDIGKRLKEAGRVDNSQNISSMQIDEASKEISSVVIKAQYIDFAVSLLPGLTDEGIDALYHAIKPALKDAEGVMQKKAYKALSIILKLKELFELMVEILHLCHFSAKRHRLDCLYFLIIQASKSEDSLEDFWRKDVEVLLAEIIIAVKEVNKKTRNRAYDILVQIGHVLGDEERSGREKLHEFFDKIARGLAGQTSHMRSATAKSLARLSYEFSDLVLPDFNWLQLRTEKREIIKANLGLLKVLVVKSQAEELKVRLPSIVEALLKWQNSTQNHFKAKVKLLLGMLVTKCGLGAVKDVIPKEHMKLLTNICKIQEQKKRKWGAKSEETKTHFSKATKSRHSMWNHTKIFSDFDEEIDGTYGDYLNAKTISGRGRSAATSVRSNIRLKKKLPEDESDDEPLDLLDRKKAWSALRSSEHLKRKSRFEDDEMELDPHGRLIIRQEGKQRKEKPDEPEYDARSEPDSHLSGRCGTKAQKRRKTSDSGWAYTGNEYTSKKARGDVKRKDKLEPYAYWPLDRKMMSRRPQQCAAARKGMSSVVKMTKKFEGKSTSGVLSMKSLKLKKKGSGKKM, encoded by the exons ATGGACGACTTCGACATGGATGCACCATCCTTCTTCGGGGAAGGTTCAAACGATGATTTCTGCTATTCCATCCTCTCTCGCTTCTCCGGTTCCACCAAGGAAAGCCACTTGCATCTCTGCGCCGTAATCGGGGCTATGTCTCAGGAGCTCAAGGAACAAAAACTCGCGTCCTTCCCTGTCGCTTACTTTGGCGCCGCATGCTCCTCCCTGGACCGCATATCAATGGAACCCAACCCTCCCAGCCACGTCATCGGCGCCCTCCTCACTGTTATATCCCTCCTCATCCCGAGAGTGCCCGCTGCGGTGCTGAAGAAGCAGAGGGAGTTCTTGTCGGAGCTGGTGGTGCGAGTTCTACGGTCGTTGGGGGAATCAGAGAGTGTCATGATTTCAGGATTGACGTGCCTTTCGCATTTGTTGATTAGAAGGGACGGTGTGAATTGGTCCGACGTGTCTCCGTTGTTCACTGTGCTGTTGGGGTTCCTTACTGATTCACGACCTCAG GTTAGAAGGAAATCTCATTTGTATCTTCGTGATGTCTTGCTAAACTTCCAAAACTCTTCCCTCTTGGCCTCCGCAAGTGAGGGAGTAAAAAAACTTCTGGAAAGTTTTTCTCTGCCGGCTCGTAGAGCAGATGCTAATGCTAGTGAAGGAACTGTGGGAGCTCAGCAGGTTCTGTATATTCTTGATGCTTTGAAAGAGAGTCTTCCCTTTGTGTCGCTGGAAGACAAGACCAGCATTCTTGAGAACTACAAAATTCTCTTGGATTTGCATGAACCTCTAGTCACAAGGCGCATAACAGATGGCTTGAGTTTTCTTTGTCTTTACCCAACATCAGAAGTTTTGCCCGACCCATTACTTGAGTTGTTGTGCTTGTTGGCTCATTCTATCTCATCAAATGAGACTTCCAGAGAGGGAATGACATTTACTGCTCGCTTGCTCGCTACTGGAATGAATAAAGTTTATTTGCTCAAAAGACAAATATGTGTGGTTAAGCTCCCTCTTGTCTTTAATGCTCTCAAAG ATATTTTGGCATCTGATCATGAAGAGGCAATATATGCAGCCACTGATGCCTTTAAGAGCATGATTAACTCTTGTATTGATGCATGTTTGATTAAGGAGGGAGTGGATCAGATCTCTTTTAGTGAGGACAGAGGATCGTGGAAGTCAGGACCAACCATTATTGAAAAAATCTGTGCAATTGTTGAGAGCTTACTTGATTATCGCTATAGTTCTGTCTGGGACAGAGTATTACAAGTTGTTTCAGCTATGTTTAATAAATTAG GAAACAGTTCTCCTTATTTTATGAGAGGAATACTCAAGAACTTGGTAGATGTGCAAAAgctgcatgaaggagattttccCTTTAAGAAGCAG TTGCATGAATGCTTTGGATCAGCTCTTGCTGCAATGGGACCTGACGGATTGCTGTCCTTTATACCTCTGAATTTGGAAGCTGAAGACTTGTTGGATGCGAATATCTGGCTGTTTCCAATCCTGAAACAGTATATTATTGGTGCacgtttaaattattttaaagaagAAATTTTGCCCATGATTGAACGTATAAAGGAGAAGGCTCGAAAG CTTGAGAAGCAAGGTTTCAAGGTTTCATCAAGGAATGCAGATGCCCTTGCTTACACTTTGTGGTCTTTGCTGCCTTCGTTTTGCAACTTTCCTGTTGACACTGCTGAATGTTTCGGGAATCTGCAAGGACATTTATGCAGAGAGATAAAAGAGGAACCTGAGGTTCGCGGAATAATATGCAATAGCTTGCAGCTTCTGATTCAGCAAAACAAGAATGCTGTGGAAGCAAATAACACAGATTTTAATGGGCAAGATATAGACAAACAAAGTCTTGTCTGTTATTCGCAACAGGTTGCCAGGGACAATTTGAACGTGCTGAAGTCATCTGCAAAGCACTTACTAGTTGCTCTGGCAGACGTATTCCTGAAGCCTTCAAAAGATGATGGTGGTTGTTTACAG CGTACTATTGGTGATATTGCTTCCATAGCAGATAACACAGTTGTGGGGAATTTACTCATCCACAGAATGAATGACATTGGAAAACGCCTTAAAGAGGCCGGCAGAGTAGACAATTCCCAGAATATCAGTTCTATGCAGATTGATGAAGCATCAAAAGAAATTTCTTCAGTAGTTATCAA GGCACAGTACATTGACTTTGCAGTTTCCCTGTTGCCTGGTTTAACAGATGAAGGGATTGATGCATTATATCATGCAATAAAGCCAGCATTAAAG GACGCTGAAGGTGTCATGCAGAAGAAGGCATACAAAGCACTTTCAATCATTCTCAAG TTGAAGGAACTTTTTGAGCTGATGGTTGAAATTCTTCATTTATGCCATTTTTCTGCCAAACGTCACAGACTTGATTGCCTTTACTTCTTAATAATTCAGGCTTCAAAGTCAGAG GATAGTTTGGAGGACTTCTGGAGAAAAGATGTTGAAGTTTTACTTGCCGAAATAATAATTGCTGTTAAAGAG GTTAATAAAAAAACCAGGAACAGGGCTTATGATATACTTGTCCAAATTGGTCATGTACTTGGAGATGAGGAGAGAAGTGGGAGAGAGAAATTACATGAGTTTTTTGACAAG ATTGCTAGGGGTCTGGCTGGACAAACTTCACATATGAGAAGTGCAACTGCAAAAAGTTTAGCTCGCTTGTcatatgaattctctgatcttgtTTTACCTGATTTCAACTGGCTCCAACTCCGAACAGAAAAGAGAGAGATAATTAAG GCAAATTTGGGTTTATTGAAGGTATTAGTAGTCAAATCACAAGCAGAAGAGTTAAAAGTGCGCCTACCGAGCATAGTGGAGGCTTTGTTGAAGTGGCAAAACAGCACCCAAAATCATTTTAAAGCAAAG GTTAAACTTCTCTTGGGAATGCTTGTCACAAAGTGTGGACTGGGTGCTGTTAAAGATGTCATACCTAAAGAACATATGAAACTTCTTACCAACATATGCAAG ATCCAGGaacagaaaaagagaaaatgggGTGCTAAATCTGAGGAAACTAAAACACATTTCTCAAAAGCAACCAAGTCCAG GCACAGTATGTGGAATCATACAAAAATCTTTTCAGATTTTGATGAAGAAATTGACGGGACTTATGGGGACTATCTAAATGCCAAGACAATCTCTGGCAGGGGCAGATCAGCAGCAACCTCAGTGAG GTCCAACATCAGGCTAAAGAAGAAACTGCCTGAGGACGAATCAGATGATGAACCACTTGATTTGCTTGATCGCAAGAAAGCATGGTCTGCTCTGAGATCATCTGAGCATCTAAAAAGGAAATCAAGGTTCGAAGATGATGAGATGGAGCTAGATCCCCATGGACGTTTGATTATCCGCCAGGAAGGGAAGCAGAGGAAGGAAAAGCCTGACGAACCCGAGTACGATGCTAGGAGTGAGCCTGATAGTCACTTGTCTGGGAGGTGTGGAACTAAAGCCCAGAAGCGAAGGAAAACATCAGACTCCGGGTGGGCTTACACGGGAAACGAATATACTAGCAAGAAAGCCAGGGGAGATGTGAAGAGGAAAGACAAGCTCGAACCATATGCATACTGGCCACTTGATAGAAAAATGATGAGTCGCCGACCACAGCAGTGTGCTGCAGCGAGAAAGGGTATGTCAAGTGTTGTAAAGATGACCAAAAAGTTTGAAGGTAAGAGCACTTCTGGTGTGCTGTCCATGAAGAGCTTGAAACTAAAGAAGAAAGGCAGCGGAAAGAAAATGTGA
- the LOC112716418 gene encoding uncharacterized protein isoform X2, protein MDDFDMDAPSFFGEGSNDDFCYSILSRFSGSTKESHLHLCAVIGAMSQELKEQKLASFPVAYFGAACSSLDRISMEPNPPSHVIGALLTVISLLIPRVPAAVLKKQREFLSELVVRVLRSLGESESVMISGLTCLSHLLIRRDGVNWSDVSPLFTVLLGFLTDSRPQVRRKSHLYLRDVLLNFQNSSLLASASEGVKKLLESFSLPARRADANASEGTVGAQQVLYILDALKESLPFVSLEDKTSILENYKILLDLHEPLVTRRITDGLSFLCLYPTSEVLPDPLLELLCLLAHSISSNETSREGMTFTARLLATGMNKVYLLKRQICVVKLPLVFNALKDILASDHEEAIYAATDAFKSMINSCIDACLIKEGVDQISFSEDRGSWKSGPTIIEKICAIVESLLDYRYSSVWDRVLQVVSAMFNKLGNSSPYFMRGILKNLVDVQKLHEGDFPFKKQLHECFGSALAAMGPDGLLSFIPLNLEAEDLLDANIWLFPILKQYIIGARLNYFKEEILPMIERIKEKARKLEKQGFKVSSRNADALAYTLWSLLPSFCNFPVDTAECFGNLQGHLCREIKEEPEVRGIICNSLQLLIQQNKNAVEANNTDFNGQDIDKQSLVCYSQQVARDNLNVLKSSAKHLLVALADVFLKPSKDDGGCLQRTIGDIASIADNTVVGNLLIHRMNDIGKRLKEAGRVDNSQNISSMQIDEASKEISSVVIKAQYIDFAVSLLPGLTDEGIDALYHAIKPALKDAEGVMQKKAYKALSIILKSSDRFVSSKLKELFELMVEILHLCHFSAKRHRLDCLYFLIIQASKSEDSLEDFWRKDVEVLLAEIIIAVKEVNKKTRNRAYDILVQIGHVLGDEERSGREKLHEFFDKIARGLAGQTSHMRSATAKSLARLSYEFSDLVLPDFNWLQLRTEKREIIKANLGLLKVLVVKSQAEELKVRLPSIVEALLKWQNSTQNHFKAKVKLLLGMLVTKCGLGAVKDVIPKEHMKLLTNICKIQEQKKRKWGAKSEETKTHFSKATKSRHSMWNHTKIFSDFDEEIDGTYGDYLNAKTISGRGRSAATSVRSNIRLKKKLPEDESDDEPLDLLDRKKAWSALRSSEHLKRKSRFEDDEMELDPHGRLIIRQEGKQRKEKPDEPEYDARSEPDSHLSGRCGTKAQKRRKTSDSGWAYTGNEYTSKKARGDVKRKDKLEPYAYWPLDRKMMSRRPQQCAAARKGMSSVVKMTKKFEGKSTSGVLSMKSLKLKKKGSGKKM, encoded by the exons ATGGACGACTTCGACATGGATGCACCATCCTTCTTCGGGGAAGGTTCAAACGATGATTTCTGCTATTCCATCCTCTCTCGCTTCTCCGGTTCCACCAAGGAAAGCCACTTGCATCTCTGCGCCGTAATCGGGGCTATGTCTCAGGAGCTCAAGGAACAAAAACTCGCGTCCTTCCCTGTCGCTTACTTTGGCGCCGCATGCTCCTCCCTGGACCGCATATCAATGGAACCCAACCCTCCCAGCCACGTCATCGGCGCCCTCCTCACTGTTATATCCCTCCTCATCCCGAGAGTGCCCGCTGCGGTGCTGAAGAAGCAGAGGGAGTTCTTGTCGGAGCTGGTGGTGCGAGTTCTACGGTCGTTGGGGGAATCAGAGAGTGTCATGATTTCAGGATTGACGTGCCTTTCGCATTTGTTGATTAGAAGGGACGGTGTGAATTGGTCCGACGTGTCTCCGTTGTTCACTGTGCTGTTGGGGTTCCTTACTGATTCACGACCTCAG GTTAGAAGGAAATCTCATTTGTATCTTCGTGATGTCTTGCTAAACTTCCAAAACTCTTCCCTCTTGGCCTCCGCAAGTGAGGGAGTAAAAAAACTTCTGGAAAGTTTTTCTCTGCCGGCTCGTAGAGCAGATGCTAATGCTAGTGAAGGAACTGTGGGAGCTCAGCAGGTTCTGTATATTCTTGATGCTTTGAAAGAGAGTCTTCCCTTTGTGTCGCTGGAAGACAAGACCAGCATTCTTGAGAACTACAAAATTCTCTTGGATTTGCATGAACCTCTAGTCACAAGGCGCATAACAGATGGCTTGAGTTTTCTTTGTCTTTACCCAACATCAGAAGTTTTGCCCGACCCATTACTTGAGTTGTTGTGCTTGTTGGCTCATTCTATCTCATCAAATGAGACTTCCAGAGAGGGAATGACATTTACTGCTCGCTTGCTCGCTACTGGAATGAATAAAGTTTATTTGCTCAAAAGACAAATATGTGTGGTTAAGCTCCCTCTTGTCTTTAATGCTCTCAAAG ATATTTTGGCATCTGATCATGAAGAGGCAATATATGCAGCCACTGATGCCTTTAAGAGCATGATTAACTCTTGTATTGATGCATGTTTGATTAAGGAGGGAGTGGATCAGATCTCTTTTAGTGAGGACAGAGGATCGTGGAAGTCAGGACCAACCATTATTGAAAAAATCTGTGCAATTGTTGAGAGCTTACTTGATTATCGCTATAGTTCTGTCTGGGACAGAGTATTACAAGTTGTTTCAGCTATGTTTAATAAATTAG GAAACAGTTCTCCTTATTTTATGAGAGGAATACTCAAGAACTTGGTAGATGTGCAAAAgctgcatgaaggagattttccCTTTAAGAAGCAG TTGCATGAATGCTTTGGATCAGCTCTTGCTGCAATGGGACCTGACGGATTGCTGTCCTTTATACCTCTGAATTTGGAAGCTGAAGACTTGTTGGATGCGAATATCTGGCTGTTTCCAATCCTGAAACAGTATATTATTGGTGCacgtttaaattattttaaagaagAAATTTTGCCCATGATTGAACGTATAAAGGAGAAGGCTCGAAAG CTTGAGAAGCAAGGTTTCAAGGTTTCATCAAGGAATGCAGATGCCCTTGCTTACACTTTGTGGTCTTTGCTGCCTTCGTTTTGCAACTTTCCTGTTGACACTGCTGAATGTTTCGGGAATCTGCAAGGACATTTATGCAGAGAGATAAAAGAGGAACCTGAGGTTCGCGGAATAATATGCAATAGCTTGCAGCTTCTGATTCAGCAAAACAAGAATGCTGTGGAAGCAAATAACACAGATTTTAATGGGCAAGATATAGACAAACAAAGTCTTGTCTGTTATTCGCAACAGGTTGCCAGGGACAATTTGAACGTGCTGAAGTCATCTGCAAAGCACTTACTAGTTGCTCTGGCAGACGTATTCCTGAAGCCTTCAAAAGATGATGGTGGTTGTTTACAG CGTACTATTGGTGATATTGCTTCCATAGCAGATAACACAGTTGTGGGGAATTTACTCATCCACAGAATGAATGACATTGGAAAACGCCTTAAAGAGGCCGGCAGAGTAGACAATTCCCAGAATATCAGTTCTATGCAGATTGATGAAGCATCAAAAGAAATTTCTTCAGTAGTTATCAA GGCACAGTACATTGACTTTGCAGTTTCCCTGTTGCCTGGTTTAACAGATGAAGGGATTGATGCATTATATCATGCAATAAAGCCAGCATTAAAG GACGCTGAAGGTGTCATGCAGAAGAAGGCATACAAAGCACTTTCAATCATTCTCAAG AGTTCTGATCGTTTTGTTTCTTCAAAGTTGAAGGAACTTTTTGAGCTGATGGTTGAAATTCTTCATTTATGCCATTTTTCTGCCAAACGTCACAGACTTGATTGCCTTTACTTCTTAATAATTCAGGCTTCAAAGTCAGAG GATAGTTTGGAGGACTTCTGGAGAAAAGATGTTGAAGTTTTACTTGCCGAAATAATAATTGCTGTTAAAGAG GTTAATAAAAAAACCAGGAACAGGGCTTATGATATACTTGTCCAAATTGGTCATGTACTTGGAGATGAGGAGAGAAGTGGGAGAGAGAAATTACATGAGTTTTTTGACAAG ATTGCTAGGGGTCTGGCTGGACAAACTTCACATATGAGAAGTGCAACTGCAAAAAGTTTAGCTCGCTTGTcatatgaattctctgatcttgtTTTACCTGATTTCAACTGGCTCCAACTCCGAACAGAAAAGAGAGAGATAATTAAG GCAAATTTGGGTTTATTGAAGGTATTAGTAGTCAAATCACAAGCAGAAGAGTTAAAAGTGCGCCTACCGAGCATAGTGGAGGCTTTGTTGAAGTGGCAAAACAGCACCCAAAATCATTTTAAAGCAAAG GTTAAACTTCTCTTGGGAATGCTTGTCACAAAGTGTGGACTGGGTGCTGTTAAAGATGTCATACCTAAAGAACATATGAAACTTCTTACCAACATATGCAAG ATCCAGGaacagaaaaagagaaaatgggGTGCTAAATCTGAGGAAACTAAAACACATTTCTCAAAAGCAACCAAGTCCAG GCACAGTATGTGGAATCATACAAAAATCTTTTCAGATTTTGATGAAGAAATTGACGGGACTTATGGGGACTATCTAAATGCCAAGACAATCTCTGGCAGGGGCAGATCAGCAGCAACCTCAGTGAG GTCCAACATCAGGCTAAAGAAGAAACTGCCTGAGGACGAATCAGATGATGAACCACTTGATTTGCTTGATCGCAAGAAAGCATGGTCTGCTCTGAGATCATCTGAGCATCTAAAAAGGAAATCAAGGTTCGAAGATGATGAGATGGAGCTAGATCCCCATGGACGTTTGATTATCCGCCAGGAAGGGAAGCAGAGGAAGGAAAAGCCTGACGAACCCGAGTACGATGCTAGGAGTGAGCCTGATAGTCACTTGTCTGGGAGGTGTGGAACTAAAGCCCAGAAGCGAAGGAAAACATCAGACTCCGGGTGGGCTTACACGGGAAACGAATATACTAGCAAGAAAGCCAGGGGAGATGTGAAGAGGAAAGACAAGCTCGAACCATATGCATACTGGCCACTTGATAGAAAAATGATGAGTCGCCGACCACAGCAGTGTGCTGCAGCGAGAAAGGGTATGTCAAGTGTTGTAAAGATGACCAAAAAGTTTGAAGGTAAGAGCACTTCTGGTGTGCTGTCCATGAAGAGCTTGAAACTAAAGAAGAAAGGCAGCGGAAAGAAAATGTGA